One Kineococcus aurantiacus genomic window carries:
- a CDS encoding TIGR03560 family F420-dependent LLM class oxidoreductase, translating into MKFGLFIPQGWKHDLVEVDPVDHWKVMSGLAQRADAGDVWDSIWVYDHFHTVPEPTDQATHEAWSLMAAFAASTTRIRLGQMCTCLSYRNPAYLAKVATTIDVVSGGRLNMGIGAGWYEHEWRAYGYGFPGAGERLARLDEGVQIFRQLWQDGISTFEGRHYQTAGAINRPLPVQEGGIPLWIAGGGERKTLLTAAKYADFTNFDGTLETFTHKSAVLEKHCQDVGRDFASITRTADYNVAIGRDEKEVADRVAARRAVLERHVSAEATEREVAGLSASLATGTPEQIVENLKPLLAAGLGHANFYFPEVSTDTSGLELFEREVVPALLA; encoded by the coding sequence TTGAAGTTCGGGCTGTTCATCCCCCAGGGCTGGAAGCACGACCTGGTCGAGGTCGACCCGGTCGACCACTGGAAGGTCATGAGCGGTCTGGCGCAACGCGCCGACGCCGGGGACGTGTGGGACTCGATCTGGGTCTACGACCACTTCCACACCGTCCCCGAACCCACCGACCAGGCCACCCACGAGGCCTGGAGCCTCATGGCCGCCTTCGCCGCCTCCACGACGCGGATCCGGCTGGGGCAGATGTGCACCTGCCTGAGCTACCGGAACCCCGCCTACCTGGCCAAGGTCGCCACGACGATCGACGTGGTCTCCGGCGGGCGCCTCAACATGGGCATCGGCGCGGGCTGGTACGAGCACGAGTGGCGGGCCTACGGGTACGGGTTCCCCGGGGCCGGGGAACGCCTGGCCCGCCTCGACGAGGGCGTGCAGATCTTCCGCCAGCTGTGGCAGGACGGGATCTCCACGTTCGAGGGCAGGCACTACCAGACCGCGGGGGCGATCAACCGGCCGCTGCCGGTCCAGGAGGGCGGGATCCCGTTGTGGATCGCCGGCGGCGGGGAGCGCAAGACCCTGCTGACGGCCGCGAAGTACGCCGACTTCACGAACTTCGACGGGACCCTGGAGACGTTCACCCACAAGTCCGCGGTGCTGGAGAAGCACTGCCAGGACGTCGGGCGCGACTTCGCCTCCATCACCCGCACCGCCGACTACAACGTCGCGATCGGCCGGGACGAGAAGGAGGTCGCCGACCGGGTCGCCGCCCGGCGGGCCGTCCTGGAGCGGCACGTCAGCGCCGAGGCCACCGAGCGCGAGGTCGCCGGGCTCAGCGCGAGCCTGGCCACCGGGACGCCCGAGCAGATCGTCGAGAACCTCAAGCCCCTGCTCGCCGCCGGGCTGGGGCACGCGAACTTCTACTTCCCCGAGGTCTCGACGGACACCTCGGGCCTGGAGCTGTTCGAGCGGGAGGTCGTGCCCGCCCTGCTGGCCTGA
- the ppgK gene encoding polyphosphate--glucose phosphotransferase, which yields MDIGGSGIKGAPVDLAGGRFAADRVRLETPQPATPAAVAPVVAEVLAGFDVPADTPVGITFPAVIQHGIARSAANVDPSWIGTDAGTLFSETLGRAVHVVNDADAAGYAEVRFGAGKGVHGVVLVTTLGTGIGSALFVDGHLVPNTELGHLEIDGHDAEKKAADSARERHDLSWSQWAKRLQRYYSHVEDLLWPDLIVVGGGVSKKHEKFLPLLDLRTPIVPAQLRNDAGIIGAAALAANAAR from the coding sequence GTGGACATCGGCGGGTCGGGCATCAAGGGCGCACCGGTCGACCTGGCCGGCGGGCGCTTCGCCGCCGACCGGGTCCGGCTGGAGACCCCCCAGCCCGCGACCCCGGCCGCGGTGGCCCCCGTCGTCGCCGAGGTGCTGGCCGGGTTCGACGTCCCGGCCGACACCCCCGTCGGGATCACCTTCCCCGCCGTCATCCAGCACGGCATCGCGCGCAGCGCGGCGAACGTCGACCCGTCGTGGATCGGCACCGACGCCGGGACGCTGTTCTCCGAGACCCTCGGCCGCGCGGTCCACGTCGTCAACGACGCCGACGCCGCCGGGTACGCCGAGGTCCGGTTCGGCGCCGGCAAGGGCGTGCACGGCGTCGTCCTGGTGACGACGCTGGGCACCGGGATCGGCAGCGCGTTGTTCGTCGACGGGCACCTGGTCCCCAACACCGAGCTGGGGCACCTGGAGATCGACGGCCACGACGCGGAGAAGAAGGCCGCCGACTCCGCCCGCGAACGGCACGACCTGTCCTGGTCGCAGTGGGCGAAGCGGCTGCAGCGCTACTACTCCCACGTCGAGGACCTGCTGTGGCCCGACCTCATCGTCGTCGGCGGCGGGGTCAGCAAGAAGCACGAGAAGTTCCTGCCGCTGCTGGACCTGCGCACCCCGATCGTCCCGGCGCAGCTGCGCAACGACGCCGGCATCATCGGTGCCGCGGCCCTGGCCGCCAACGCCGCCCGCTGA
- a CDS encoding SPOR domain-containing protein, with product MATQWFYDTSTGQVQELERKGQGKDLLGPYATREEAEHALEKARARTEENDRRDREEDDW from the coding sequence ATGGCGACGCAGTGGTTCTACGACACGAGCACCGGTCAGGTGCAGGAGCTGGAGCGCAAGGGGCAGGGCAAGGACCTGCTGGGCCCCTACGCCACGCGCGAGGAGGCCGAGCACGCCCTGGAGAAGGCCCGTGCCCGCACCGAGGAGAACGACCGCCGCGACCGCGAGGAGGACGACTGGTGA
- the map gene encoding type I methionyl aminopeptidase, whose amino-acid sequence MSTGTATAPLGTLVPGTVSPRRAVPARIARPEYVDRPAPAPYRGPNVIDPEGVERIRRASRLAAQAMAVVAEHVVPGTTTDELDRVGHEFLCDHGAYPSTLGYRSFPKSLCSSLNEVICHGIPDSTVLADGDIVNIDITAYLDGFHGDTNATYLCGDVDEESRLLVERTREATERGIKAVAPGRAVNVIGRVIEKYAARFGYGVVRDFTGHGVGPAFHTGLVIPHYDAAPAHDLVMEPGMVFTIEPMLTLGTHEWDMWEDGWTVVTKDRKRTAQFEHTLVVTETGSEVLTLP is encoded by the coding sequence ATGAGCACGGGAACCGCCACCGCACCCCTGGGCACCCTGGTGCCCGGCACCGTCTCCCCGCGTCGCGCGGTCCCGGCCCGGATCGCCCGCCCCGAGTACGTCGACCGGCCGGCCCCCGCGCCCTACCGGGGGCCGAACGTCATCGACCCCGAGGGCGTGGAGAGGATCCGGCGCGCGAGCCGGCTGGCCGCGCAGGCCATGGCCGTGGTCGCCGAGCACGTCGTGCCGGGCACGACGACGGACGAACTGGACCGCGTCGGGCACGAGTTCCTGTGCGACCACGGCGCCTACCCCTCGACGCTGGGGTACCGCTCCTTCCCGAAGTCGTTGTGCAGCAGCCTGAACGAGGTCATCTGCCACGGCATCCCGGACTCCACGGTGCTGGCCGACGGCGACATCGTGAACATCGACATCACGGCCTACCTCGACGGGTTCCACGGCGACACGAACGCCACCTACCTGTGCGGCGACGTCGACGAGGAGTCGCGGCTGCTCGTCGAGCGGACCCGCGAGGCGACCGAGCGGGGCATCAAGGCCGTGGCCCCGGGCCGGGCGGTCAACGTCATCGGCCGCGTCATCGAGAAGTACGCCGCGCGCTTCGGGTACGGCGTGGTCCGCGACTTCACCGGGCACGGGGTGGGGCCGGCCTTCCACACCGGCCTGGTCATCCCGCACTACGACGCCGCACCGGCGCACGACCTGGTCATGGAGCCGGGGATGGTCTTCACCATCGAGCCGATGCTGACGCTGGGCACCCACGAGTGGGACATGTGGGAGGACGGCTGGACGGTCGTCACGAAGGACCGCAAGCGCACCGCGCAGTTCGAGCACACCCTCGTCGTGACCGAGACGGGGTCGGAGGTCCTCACCCTCCCGTAG
- a CDS encoding DUF6083 domain-containing protein, protein MSDPGRCAFCGADGEDAGVQVQERLGVEVAVCARCRERFATGAAARPAPVPVPPDAQGLPPTLGQQSSAVLDLVRSLHRRAAQRPYVEEDCERCGHVVHRYPGPDGGTVALAKESVLAATVPDDERWRVVDGRAVPAPEADPDDEDSVGARVRHDVVCPANPAPANARLARMWDAHRRPPQPEF, encoded by the coding sequence GTGAGCGATCCGGGCAGGTGCGCGTTCTGCGGCGCGGACGGCGAGGACGCGGGCGTGCAGGTGCAGGAACGCCTCGGCGTCGAGGTCGCCGTCTGCGCCCGCTGCCGGGAACGCTTCGCCACCGGCGCCGCGGCGCGCCCGGCCCCGGTGCCGGTCCCGCCGGACGCCCAGGGTCTGCCCCCGACGCTGGGGCAGCAGTCCTCCGCCGTCCTGGACCTCGTGCGGAGCCTGCACCGCCGTGCGGCGCAACGGCCCTACGTCGAGGAGGACTGCGAGCGCTGCGGCCACGTCGTGCACCGCTACCCCGGTCCCGACGGCGGCACCGTGGCCCTGGCGAAGGAGTCCGTCCTGGCCGCGACGGTGCCCGACGACGAACGCTGGCGGGTCGTCGACGGGCGGGCCGTCCCGGCGCCGGAGGCCGACCCCGACGACGAGGACTCGGTGGGCGCCCGCGTCCGGCACGACGTCGTGTGCCCGGCGAACCCGGCGCCGGCCAACGCCCGGCTCGCGCGGATGTGGGACGCCCACCGGCGGCCGCCGCAGCCGGAGTTCTGA
- a CDS encoding PspC domain-containing protein: MSTPVLSRPTRGKLIAGVCAGLGRRFGLPANVVRLLFIVSCVLPGPQVLAYLALWVVLPKDTGGR, from the coding sequence GTGAGCACCCCCGTCCTGTCCCGCCCGACCCGCGGCAAGCTGATCGCCGGCGTGTGCGCCGGTCTGGGCCGCCGCTTCGGCCTGCCGGCCAACGTCGTGCGCCTGCTGTTCATCGTGTCCTGCGTGCTGCCCGGCCCGCAGGTCCTGGCCTACCTCGCGCTGTGGGTCGTCCTGCCCAAGGACACCGGCGGCCGGTGA